In Diabrotica undecimpunctata isolate CICGRU chromosome 9, icDiaUnde3, whole genome shotgun sequence, the DNA window ATACTGAAATCAACAACTACTATTAGAtctgtaaattattttaaaagcaAACAACGCTAAAAAATTGTCAGTACATGgaaaatattacaatttaagactttcataagtaaagaaaatattatttcgcCTATTTCGAAATTTAAACACAATTCTGAGAATTTATtcgtcaaagggcgatggagcgtgctatgttgggcgtttcactacgagacaagatcccaaattgccagctacgacaaagaacaggagtggctgatgcagtagagagagtagcaacactaaaatggaactgggcaggtcacgtggctcgaatgacagacaatagatggacaaagcggatactggaatggagaccaagagatgatgcctaccgaagtagaggtcgtccaccaacacgttggactgacgatctaaaacgttggcataggaattggatgcaagaggcacaagatcgaaatagatggaaaattatgagggagatctatgtccagcagtggataagcgaagattgaatgatgatttaTTTTTCTTGGAATCCGATAATTAAATAGAACTATATACTATATGCTTTGAAACCAAACGACCAAACGCAAAATATGTGTCATGACGGATGGACGAAAAATAGGAACGGGATTACAATTTTGCCTAGGGCCCTGTGGCCCGACTTACCCTTAGTCCGCCACTGCATAAGATCGTGCAAGATATGCATTAGATCGCAGGCGGCACACTTTTCAGGAATTACCAAGAAAACATGATACTTATCCAGTAAACCTGTACAAGCTGGTACAGGGTTCTAGAATACTGGAATGGGTATCATGAATGAATGAAAGTTGTACACTAAGCCAATTGCCTGAGTTACGACCGGTTTATAaaaaagagcttttgaaaaaaaccaaaaaagggGAAAAATCTGATGCTGAAAACTAtgacaataaaaaatttataacaaGTATACTGATAACGAATTAAAGAAATTTGAAACCGAGAAAAGAACGATAAGATTAAAATGCATTGTGATACCTATTTTGAATCTCGTATTTCCATAGATATTATCTATCGCGATACTTTCATACCAAATATTAATAACTCGTTTTGCAAACAATACATCTACTCAAACgaatatatttaattcaatatcgACGATAAATAAACGCTTTTTAAATCTAATTagaaaaatgtaataaacaaaaattaattatttccGTTGTTATTGGTTAATCTGTTCTGCGGTGTGAGATAAGTTGGTAGACCTAAGATAAAGTATGTATTTCACCATAGTCACAAAATAGAAACCCGATAAAATATCTACAGCTACGCATTGCTGCCAAATCTTCAGAATAAACCAAAGGaaaatatgatttatttttatttctttagtagGAAATCATAGTGTAGACGTAAAAGACATGAGAATAATAGCAAATTTATACTGGAATCAGTCACCAAGAATAAaattcaacaaatatttttcagaaaTATTCCTCACTACTATCAATCCATTACAGTTTTGATTAGAATTCTTAGAGCAAACTACAGAAGAGAAATTAGGACTCTCTAATCTATTGAGATACAACTTTGTTCATTGAGGAGTCGATTTAATTAGGCACCTACACTATGTCAAATCCTGCAGATCTATTGTATACTGTTTTTAAAATCAGAATAGCCCTTCTGACCCAGGGCCGAGCCGTGCCGGGGTGCAAGGGGTGCATGGCATCCGGGCGGCGCTCGCTTTTGGGGGCAGcaaaatttacccaaaaatataaatatttcccCGAGCAAGGAAAGTGCAAAAAATATAACTCCCCAAATAGTTGCTATTAAGAAGATAGCGCGGCCTTTCCCTGTGATGTATAATATACATtaactttgataaaatgaaaggcagatatcgagtacacttttcttaatttaatcttgcccaagtactttcgctatcTAAAGCAtcctcaggggcatttcgtcaattttgagcTATCCAACAAGTGCAGATGTAGCTATAAATGTAGCTATAATAAGTATCGAGGCTTACAAATGTAGCTATAATAAGTATCGAGGaagatatttgttttaatttagatGTGACTGACCTAGTCAGGGAATTTGCACTTAAAAAAGCAAGAAAAGTCGATTTTAGTATTTAGACGTGTATACCTACCTAGtgttgtatttcttttttttattttactttatttttcgtAATATAACTATgtagatttttgttttttggttataCCAAATTAAATTTATGTATGTAATAATATGTTATATAAGCTCATGTTTATATTATAGGTATGTATCTATTCGTTgacttaataaatatatttttatgatttaaatgtttaaaattgtgtttttattaattttccctAAATTGCGATGTTTTCTTATACTCGTTTTCCAAAACTGTTGATGAGGCGGCAAATTTTCACGATATTTTCTGTTATGATCTTTGACCGTAGCTCTCAAAAGGTCCTGGTTAAAAAGTTGCTCGGTTTTTTGAGTCCCTAAGCACGGCGCCGTTGTCAATTGTACTTTTTAACCGGTCCATTTAAAATAAGACGGTGTCTTTGCATGCTGATCGGTTAAAAATTTTGAGAGGGCAAAGCTTATTCAGAGGGCAAAGCTTATTCACACCTGCTGAAACTTGAGCTGACAAGTATTATTGGTCTTTATTAATGGTCACTTTATCCATTAAGcgccataaaaaatttaaagtttccTGTGATTGCTTAATATTATAGATAACAATAAAAtgctgaaaactttgttttcaaaacttccacaaaatttattgtaatatttgatcactacagctgtttcggcagagtgccttctcaagtgatttatttttagtatgtgtttatactttatagtctttaactgaataggttgaggagggggaAACCGTCTGTCTcgagttggtcattcagaattatgtgtgtattttttaatttgttaattttcatagattctaataaagatagctccTATTAAAACAAACTGTTCTAGGATGATTTACAGAAATATGAATACCAGTTAAAGGAATAATAACATTGTTATTAGGAATGCCGCTGCAAGAAACTGTCCATATACCAACTCTTCAAAGGACTCAACCGAATTATCACAAAAGAAAGAAATATCTATTGCATaagaattattataattttgtcaaaaaaattgTATTGGCATTTCAGACTAAATGTGAATGCTGGCAACGTTCATTTGTATTTATGGCATTGGATATTTAGCCAATCCTATTGTGTGTGCGTCATGTGTCAAATGCGTTTAAAACAAACACAGGAGAGTTGGTGTTTGTATTGTgtaaattattgttaataattattgTCCGGTTTATAAAAAATGTGAATGTCCTGTTGCCAAAATGACAAGACACGGGCGCTTTCAGGATTACTGTTTAGTACATGATAATGATGCAGATGAAATTGATCTACTGCCAGATTTCCGGAAACCAAGATGCCGTTATAAGAGATGCATTTGTATAACAATTACACTGTAATAACTTCTTTTACGTATTTTTTCATCAACGTCTAACTTCGTTTTATTTTCAGATGTGTTGTCTTAGCCTTGATAGCGTTTATGCTAGTGTTCATCGTTTTTCCTTTCGTCTTTATGAACTCGATTCCTCTACAAACAAGCCTTATATTTACACGATGTAAGTAGCTATTTATAACACAATAGTAATTTAATTATGATGGTGCTATTTAATACATAGTCATTTAAAATCTGGGAATTCTAATCTTTAACAGTTATAATCAATAATGTCTTCTTAATCCTAGTGTGAATATActtatatataatatacttaTATAGATACAAAATCTCAAAAACTGATGATGATACATTTGAGGTTCCTAGAGCTCATGCTCTTAGACTATACTATACTGTACCTAAATAATTGTTGCTTTTATGAGAAGATGCTTGTATCTTAATTTTCATTTTTCAGTGCATAAATATATCCATAACACAAAATATAatactgttttataataaattacaCATGCTTGGTGTAAAACAGATTGTAACAATTCAATAAACCTAAGTATGATTTCACATAAATTCATATACAGTGGGACACAAATATTAGACATTGTTAGCAATATTTAATCAAGTTCTAAATATTAAAATGCAATTGatagaatttttattattataaagtaGATTCAAGATACTTAATTTAAttgaaataaatgtttcaattttgtgattttttttatttatgtatttaaacaGAAGACTCacattacaaaattaaattgaaaTATAGAAGTCGAGTGTCATCGAGTATCTTTTCTGTCTTAGCACAACTGTATATATCTTATTTATTAAATAAccttatttattaaataaactaagtaTGTGCACAATGTGGCATTTTTCGAATTTTCTAAACCACCCTTCTTACCACAATAATTGTAGTGAGTGACTCATAAAAAACTTATGACTGATTCAAGGAGCTATTTATATAGGATTCTAAATTTAATTCCTATTGTTACTTAAATGGGATTTAATGACATGGGATTAGAAAAAGTGCCATCTAGTAACTTTTAACACAGGTAAAACTGAATTACTTAACAAGTATTGGTACAAAACAGTACTAGTAATTAATGGTTCACCTTAAGTGAATATTTATTaccataaagtataaaaaatatgttcaaataaaaacTGGCGTTATATATAATCTTATCTGAGTCATCTTCATGTTCATAAGTAATATCTTTGCCCAGATCTACAAGTACTGGTTCCATAATAATTTCAATGAAGTTATCAAGGTTCCACATTATCTGCTCTTCTTTCACTACATGCTTGATACATTTTATCACAACTGTGAGGTTTTTTCTGATGGCACTATTAGGTAGATTTTTCACATCATTTAATTTGAAAGTAACATTGTTCCTTgctgtttcattttttatttgaacccatataagttcaatcgggtttaactACCTAAATAATGACATTGTTGCCAGTTACATCGCCTTAATTTGCGACAACATTGTTGATCTCAGACATTATCTACCATTAGAGAAAGATATAAACTACAACATTGCAGATAACTTCAAGTTGAATCATATACACTGACAACAGTACATTTTCCCTAGAATCGAAATTTTTTCCAAAACATTTGAACACTTTAAAAATAGACCAGTCAAATTATTGAAATGTATTTCATATAAAATGAGATCTCTTCTATCTCAATGTATGTATATTCTTTGAACAGTCAGAAGAAggttttgtcaatttttaagaGATTAAACAGATTATGCAATAAttcattaatttgtttattaaataataattaaattttctcctTTTGGCGGTATTccaacaacaaaaatatttttttgtaaagggTAAATGATCAATTTTACTGGCCTATAAAAAACCATTAAAACATGAGTCATTCATTACAATTGTagtatttttcttaaaatattgtgaaataaatcGACATTTCGActccataaaatattttttaatttttttaagttaatttacCAAGGGATCCTTTGTTCTTTGAAACTCAACATTTTCCTGCATACAGAAACAGATATGTCAGTTTTAATTATACAAAAGATGAAGGCACTAAGACTCTTGGAGTCTGGCACATTCTACCAGTAAATCTGGCATATGAAGACTTATATGACAATTCAACTGAACTCAACTATGATGAAATCTTACTGAACAGTAATTACAGTGTGCTGCTTTATTTCCACGGAACAGGGGAAGTGAGAACATATAGCGAAAGAAAATATGAGTTGCTGAGTTATAACTTTCAAATTATAGCTTTTGATTATAGAGGTGAGTATATTTGCATGTATTGTTTACAAAGTTAGTATCTTTTTATCCATTTCATCCGAGGTCATATCGAGGTCCATTCATCCCTGAATTACTAAAAGTACCCTGTACTGTTTGCTTCAACATTAAATATATGAATTTACAGTAGTAATACTTTATATTCAGGATCATAACCAGTATAACTTGAATTACAAATAGAAGTCAGGAGACACTTTTCACTCTAAGGTGCCTTTCATAGTGACTTTACTAAAATACACTATACTTAAAAAATAGTACAGTAATAAAAACAGTTgacaataaaaatgtaaaatttgggTATTTAGATGGGTGGATGCTCTATTGGGGTACAAACTTTAGGGGATTATTTGAAAGAAATTATATATAGCGTATAAACATTATGCTTTGTGAAAAATGTTTAATACATCAATGGCCAAATCGCCATTGTTCTGGATCAGTTAAATGAATGCCTCTCAGTTTTTCACAAACTTACTCATATTTTCAATGACCAATGATGAACCCAAAATGTCTTCATCTTGATCACTCTCACATTTATCATCTGGAGTAAGGTGAGATTTGCTTCTTTTCTCAGTAAATTCTTGAATTATTTCATGCAAATCAAAACTTGGATCCTCTGTTAAATCTTCCGAATCAATTGACAAATATTTTTCTAAATCTAGATTTTCTGGCATATTTTTAAAAGAAGGGATAACTGATTGAAAGGAATATCACCATCATCTTCTTCAGAAATGTTATCTTCTTGGATTGTTTCCATAAATTCAGCTTTTGAAAACATAGACATAGAGATGTAGCGTTATCTACCTGCCAAGTTGGGGGGATTTTTATCACTCTCTGATGATCAAAAATCTACCCGATACTGAAAATTGTGCTTCTTGAGTTCATTTTCATGGTAAAGATGAAGAAATCGAACAAATAATGCCCTAGGAGAAATTAAGTCAAGTACTTTCTAGTTCCTTTCTTGGCTGCAATATCACATCTAGTTAAATCAATATGCTATTGCCACCTATTATTATCTGAATCAAACTTTTACAGTATTCTTTAATAGATGTGATCCAGTAATGACGTAGCCTGAGTGTATCCACTGATGCTTATTTGGATGGATGATCCGTGGAAATAGTACCTACCATTTGAATTCATTACTCATTTCAGAGTTGTTCTTTCTAGACAGctacaaattaatatttttatctttttaattttataggtTATGGTGACTCTTCAGATGGCCAACTTACTGAGGATACAGTAGTGGAAGATTGCATTGAACTATACAAATGGGTCAGAAATCGAACAAAATCTGATATTTATGTCTGGGGTCATTCTCTGGGGGCTGCCCTAGCTACCAGGACAGTGGCTGAGATGGAAAATTATGACCAAGTGCATACGAAGGCTTTAGTTGTGGAGTCAGGATTTACCAGTATGAGGGATGAGTTGTATGTTCATCCATATGGAAAGGTAAGTAGATTTTTTTATAGGTATAAAAAACTgagttgtttatatttaaaataaaacattagagaaaaagaaaagttgggaaaaattcggggaaaaaatggaagaaaacagcacagaaaacgtaaaattattttacagaacactgaaaaacctaagaagcaacaaagaaacgaaactaaaacaaataatgaacaaggaaggaacaataataaacgacgataagacaataatggaaagatggagggaacattttcagctgatactgaatggaaatcaagtgaatacaatggagaaggaaagtcacaacaggagagtatccatgaaaaacacggaaaatacagaaactatagaaaaagaagaactggaagaagcaataagaaagataaagattggaaaagcaccaggaagcgatgaagtagcaccagaaatgatgaaatatataggagtaaaagcaaaagaaaaattgttatacatatataacctaatatgaaagagaaaagtaatacccagagaatggacaaatgcagtaattatacctatatacaagaaaggaaacacaagagactgtaggaactatagaggtatatcactactatgtgtagcagcaaaagtatacgaaaccataatagaaaggaaaattagaaaagaaatagaacataaattagaggatgtacaaagtggattcaggaaaggacacaacacacaagaccatatattcaccatgcaacaagtaatagaaaaagccttaaagaaaaataaagaaatacatctgagttttatagacatggaaaaagcattcaactcagtcaaaagaaaagatatatgggaaagtctaaagaagaaacaagtaagtgaagaactgatagaagcaacaaagagtatatacatgaaaataacaaatacagtaagaatgttaaatatacagtcagaaccattcgaaacaacccaaggagttagacaagggggaagtctcagcccactactattcataaatgttatagatgagatagtgaaagaatgtaagaaaacattcaagaaatactgcatcggttggaacagaatgcaaatgataaatgctgagatgtgtatatttgcagacgacatagtattaattgcggaaactgcagaaaaactgaaatacaacttacagaaatggaacctagaagcaagcaaatacaacctaaacgtaaacaaagagaagactcaaataatgaaaatatcaaggaaacaagggacggaagatcaaatagaagtaatgatagaccaacaaaaaataatacagacaaattcatacaaatacttaggaacagtaatcaacaacaaaggagacatcgaggatgaccttaacaacagaatggaaaacacaggaaaactattccaagcactaaatagaggattccttaataacaaagaaatatcaacaaagaccaagatgacaatatacaaaacaatatatagacctacagtgacatatggagcagaaaattggatattaaacaaaagacatcagagcagaattcaggcagcagagatgaaatacctcagaagaacgataggagtaaaaataactgatagaatcagaaatgaagaaataagagaaagactcaaaatcaaaccgatactcgagacaatcaaagagaaaaaattggcatggttcggacatctaacccggatggacaataatagacaagttaaaagagtgtgggacgccaaaccaatagggaagaacagaagaggaagacccattaaagaatggaacagtgacatctcgcagatactacagagtaagggtaagacttggcaggaagcaacacagatggcatccaataggaaggaatggagaaagttcgttaagagctaggacacctcagaagaccgtcaaatagtgtaatgtaatgaattgtattttaaacggcccaacaccgaaaggtacaaatgggtctactgattaagtaaagtaagtaaagtaaaataaaacattaataaaataaaatgcagatatcgagcacagtgtgtattaaatcttgcccaagtacttttgctcCTAGAGCAGCTTTAGGGGCATTTCATCaaaattaggctatccaacaataatttggacctaataatttaattttgtccaaTAAAATACTGTGTTCAAATCTTACTTCTTCAGGACTTTGTTATTTGGCTAAAACATGTTCCATCACAGTTATGGTATTCGACAAATCTTTCATTTGTTCATCTCAAGTGACTACTGTCAATTCCAGCAAAGGGACGATCCAAGAGCAAGCTAACTTATTATCGCGTGATAAAACTTATGATGAAGGAACAAAGAGTAGCATTCGTCAAATAGTGCATGATTTTTTTGTAAGAATACGCCCCCAATATTACATTCTCTGTTAGCAGTAGTAAATAAAGACGAACATCTACCTAATTTTTCTAGAACTACACTGCATAGACTAATTAAGGACATGGGATTTGTGTAGACAAAACAGGACAGAAAGTCAATGTTGATAGAAAGCCCGAAATTATTTCTTGGCGCCATCGATATTTACTAGAAATTCGTACATTTCGGGAACAAAATATTGGTCACAGTGTCAATTATGAATTGAAGGACACTTCCGTATCGTCACATAGTGATGCATTTGTTCGTAGACTCACTACAGGCTTGAATCCCCCTACTGCACGTTTTACTGCATGCAGGAAgtaaagatgattttattaatgGAGCCGAACTAACTTTTTTAGCCAATAAAAATACAGCAGACTATCATGACGAAATGGATGGACCTCTTTTCTAAAATTGGTTTAAAACTAAACTTCTTCCATATATTCCCGATAAAACTGTAATAGTAATCTACCATGCGTCGTATCACTCCAGGAAGTTCAAAAGAATTCCGAACAATTCTGACAATAAGGAAGAAATAAAGGAGTGGCTGCGTTTAAAGGATATTTATTTCAAAGAAGATTACCTAAAATCCAAACTGTTGGATGTTGTAGCTTATTTTAAATCGCAGTATGATGAGCATATCGTAGATGAAATCTCAAAAAGTAAAAATGTTAAGTTGTTAAGATTACCTACATATCACTGTGAACTAAATCCGATAGAGCTGGTATGGAGTGAAATAAAAAGTTCATAAGAACCTGTAGTGTAAAGTCAAGGTGGGACAGACCATAGGTGTTCTGGTATTATCCATTCTTATAAGGTGATCTGCCCAGcacaatctttgttttttttgcataattttgttctgaagctattttcttgtggcattttaaattaattactatttaaatgggaataagccacaattaaaggttaaaatacgtttattgacgtttcaatttccacttcggaaaatattttttttttccgaagcggaaattgaaacgtcaataaacgtattttaacctttaattgtggctta includes these proteins:
- the LOC140449692 gene encoding lysophosphatidylserine lipase ABHD12-like, with amino-acid sequence MTRHGRFQDYCLVHDNDADEIDLLPDFRKPRCRYKRCICITITLCVVLALIAFMLVFIVFPFVFMNSIPLQTSLIFTRFNLPRDPLFFETQHFPAYRNRYVSFNYTKDEGTKTLGVWHILPVNLAYEDLYDNSTELNYDEILLNSNYSVLLYFHGTGEVRTYSERKYELLSYNFQIIAFDYRGYGDSSDGQLTEDTVVEDCIELYKWVRNRTKSDIYVWGHSLGAALATRTVAEMENYDQVHTKALVVESGFTSMRDELYVHPYGKLFAWLPWFDTVVVEPLMRNGFVFNTTKHLKTITCPVMILHAQDDNEIPYYFGRRLADIAESRNITTVYHEFDAKFGYKHYYLYQDPFMKFYIMHFIEQVSNKTIVPTMGTI